In Oryzihumus leptocrescens, the following are encoded in one genomic region:
- the cphA gene encoding cyanophycin synthetase produces MATDRPTPAGPAKPDLSIVESRVYRGPNVWSYEPAIHLTVDLGILEDYPTDTLEGFTDQLLELLPGLERHTCSRGVRGGFVERLREGTWLGHVTEHIALQLQQEAGHDLRRGKTRQVKGRRGFYNVIYAYTDERVGLDAGRLAVRLVNHLVEPEDGFDFAEEMDAFLRRVQRLAFGPSTAAILEEAVSRDIPWIRLNEYSLVQLGQGVHAQRIRATMTSMTGALAVDIAGDKELTTRLLASAGLPVPRSEAVRSVERAVAVAERIGYPVVVKPLDGNHGRGVCLDLRDADAVREAFPVAQGESRRGSVIVETFVTGRDYRCLIIGGRMQAIAERVPAHVVGDGEHTVAELVEITNSDPRRGVGHEKVLTKLKVDDAAVELVRHQGFGMDDVPPAGDMVKLALTGNMSTGGISVDRTFEAHPDNVEIAEEAARMIGLDVAGIDFICPDIASPVRETGGAICEVNAAPGFRMHTHPTVGEPQFIAKPVVDLLFPPGAPSRVPIVAVTGTNGKTTTARMISHIFKGLGRKVGMTSTDGVVIDERLVIKADASGPKSARMVLQNPRVDFAVMEVARGGILREGLGYDRNDVAVVTNVAPDHLGMRGIDTLEQLADVKAVVVEAVPRDGFAVLNADDELVRAMRRRCSGSVVWFSMEPPGSKVREFIDEQCRRGGRAVVLEPTDKGDMIVIRHGRRAMQLAWTHLLPATFGGAAKMNVANALAAAGAAFAAGAPLHDIRQGLRTFTTSYYLSPGRMNLLDVRGIDVVVDYCHNAPGMRMLGDFVESYAGQKTGQADLGKSSRIGMIGAAGDRRDEDMRELGAIAADHFDVIVVREDAHLRGREKGVAAELVAEGVRARMARDSVRCKQVEIVTEELDAVRHCMARANPGDLVVLCVDKHPVVLAELEALTKHAQAGAHSTEVAGDPDLDPAELHEAAQAAGDEAAASAEA; encoded by the coding sequence GTGGCCACCGACCGTCCGACCCCCGCCGGCCCCGCCAAGCCCGACCTGAGCATCGTCGAGTCGCGGGTCTACCGCGGACCGAACGTGTGGTCCTACGAGCCAGCCATCCACCTCACCGTCGACCTGGGGATCCTGGAGGACTACCCCACCGACACCCTCGAGGGCTTCACCGACCAGCTGCTCGAGCTGCTGCCGGGGCTGGAGCGGCACACCTGCTCGCGCGGGGTCCGCGGCGGCTTCGTCGAGCGGCTGCGGGAGGGCACGTGGCTGGGCCACGTCACCGAGCACATCGCGCTGCAGCTGCAGCAGGAGGCCGGGCACGACCTGCGCCGCGGCAAGACCCGCCAGGTCAAGGGCCGCCGCGGCTTCTACAACGTCATCTACGCCTACACCGACGAGCGGGTCGGCCTTGACGCCGGCCGGCTGGCGGTGCGCCTGGTCAACCACCTCGTCGAGCCCGAGGACGGCTTCGACTTCGCCGAGGAGATGGACGCGTTCCTGCGACGGGTCCAGCGCCTGGCCTTCGGGCCCTCGACCGCCGCGATCCTGGAGGAGGCGGTCAGCCGCGACATCCCGTGGATCCGGCTCAACGAGTACTCCCTCGTCCAGCTCGGCCAGGGCGTCCACGCCCAGCGGATCCGCGCCACGATGACCTCGATGACCGGGGCGCTGGCCGTCGACATCGCCGGCGACAAGGAGCTGACCACCCGGCTGTTGGCCTCCGCCGGCCTGCCGGTCCCCCGCTCTGAGGCGGTCCGCTCGGTCGAGCGGGCGGTCGCGGTCGCCGAGCGGATCGGCTACCCCGTCGTGGTCAAGCCGCTGGACGGCAACCACGGCCGCGGCGTGTGCCTGGACCTGCGGGACGCCGACGCGGTGCGCGAGGCGTTCCCGGTGGCCCAGGGCGAGTCCCGGCGCGGGTCGGTCATCGTCGAGACGTTCGTGACCGGGCGCGACTACCGCTGCCTCATCATCGGTGGCCGGATGCAGGCCATCGCCGAGCGGGTGCCCGCCCACGTCGTCGGCGACGGCGAGCACACCGTGGCCGAGCTCGTCGAGATCACCAACAGCGACCCGCGCCGCGGCGTGGGCCACGAGAAGGTGCTCACCAAGCTCAAGGTCGACGACGCCGCGGTCGAGCTGGTGCGCCATCAGGGCTTCGGCATGGACGACGTGCCCCCTGCCGGCGACATGGTCAAGCTGGCGCTGACCGGCAACATGTCCACCGGCGGCATCTCCGTGGACCGCACCTTCGAGGCCCACCCGGACAACGTCGAGATCGCCGAGGAGGCGGCCCGGATGATCGGGCTCGACGTCGCCGGCATCGACTTCATCTGCCCCGACATCGCCTCCCCGGTGCGCGAGACCGGCGGCGCGATCTGCGAGGTCAACGCGGCGCCCGGCTTCCGGATGCACACCCACCCCACCGTCGGCGAGCCGCAGTTCATCGCCAAGCCGGTGGTGGACCTGCTCTTCCCGCCCGGCGCGCCCTCGCGGGTGCCGATCGTCGCGGTCACCGGCACCAACGGCAAGACGACGACCGCCCGGATGATCTCCCACATCTTCAAGGGCCTGGGCCGCAAGGTCGGCATGACCTCCACCGACGGCGTGGTCATCGACGAGCGCCTGGTCATCAAGGCCGATGCGTCCGGCCCCAAGTCGGCGCGGATGGTGCTGCAGAACCCGCGCGTCGACTTCGCGGTGATGGAGGTCGCCCGCGGCGGCATCCTGCGCGAGGGCCTGGGCTACGACCGCAACGACGTCGCCGTCGTCACCAACGTCGCCCCCGACCACCTCGGCATGCGCGGCATCGACACCCTCGAGCAGCTCGCCGACGTCAAGGCCGTCGTGGTCGAGGCCGTGCCGCGGGACGGCTTCGCCGTGCTCAACGCCGACGACGAGCTGGTGCGGGCCATGCGCCGGCGCTGCTCCGGGTCGGTGGTGTGGTTCTCGATGGAGCCGCCCGGCAGCAAGGTGCGCGAGTTCATCGACGAGCAGTGCCGCCGCGGCGGCCGGGCCGTGGTGCTCGAGCCCACCGACAAGGGCGACATGATCGTCATCCGGCACGGCCGCCGCGCGATGCAGCTGGCCTGGACCCACCTGCTGCCGGCCACGTTCGGCGGCGCCGCGAAGATGAACGTCGCCAACGCCCTGGCCGCCGCCGGTGCCGCGTTCGCCGCCGGCGCCCCGCTGCACGACATCCGCCAGGGCCTTCGCACCTTCACCACGTCGTACTACCTCTCCCCCGGACGGATGAACCTGCTCGACGTGCGCGGCATCGACGTCGTGGTCGACTACTGCCACAACGCCCCGGGCATGCGGATGCTGGGCGACTTCGTGGAGTCCTACGCCGGGCAGAAGACCGGGCAGGCCGACCTGGGCAAGTCCTCGCGGATCGGCATGATCGGCGCTGCCGGCGACCGCCGCGACGAGGACATGCGCGAGCTCGGCGCCATCGCGGCCGACCACTTCGACGTCATCGTGGTGCGCGAGGACGCCCACCTGCGCGGGCGCGAGAAGGGCGTGGCCGCCGAGCTGGTGGCCGAGGGGGTCCGGGCGCGGATGGCCCGGGACAGCGTGCGCTGCAAGCAGGTCGAGATCGTCACCGAGGAGCTCGACGCGGTGCGGCACTGCATGGCCCGGGCCAACCCCGGCGACCTCGTGGTGCTCTGCGTCGACAAGCACCCGGTGGTGCTGGCCGAGCTGGAGGCGCTGACCAAGCACGCCCAGGCCGGCGCGCACAGCACCGAGGTGGCCGGCGACCCCGACCTCGACCCGGCCGAGCTGCACGAGGCGGCCCAGGCGGCCGGCGACGAGGCGGCGGCCAGCGCCGAGGCCTGA
- a CDS encoding GNAT family N-acetyltransferase — MPQPEQQQVLVRDATSADGEAVADVFLAARHTAMPWLWSPRTEEEVRWWFGGLPERTDGRVLVAERDGAVVGFAEVLPGELNHLYVDPQAQGGGVGTALFSRATELEPEGFELWTFQRNARARAFYEARGCREVYETDGADNEEREPDVRIAWAPA; from the coding sequence ATGCCTCAGCCTGAACAGCAGCAGGTCCTCGTCCGTGACGCCACCTCCGCCGACGGGGAGGCGGTCGCGGACGTCTTCCTGGCGGCGCGGCATACCGCCATGCCGTGGCTGTGGTCGCCGCGCACCGAGGAGGAGGTGCGCTGGTGGTTCGGCGGGCTGCCCGAGCGCACGGACGGGCGGGTGCTCGTGGCCGAGCGGGACGGCGCCGTGGTCGGCTTCGCCGAGGTGCTGCCCGGTGAGCTGAACCACCTCTACGTCGACCCGCAGGCCCAGGGTGGCGGAGTCGGCACGGCGCTGTTCAGCCGCGCCACCGAGCTGGAGCCGGAAGGCTTCGAGCTGTGGACGTTCCAGCGCAACGCCAGGGCGCGGGCGTTCTACGAGGCCCGCGGGTGCCGCGAGGTGTACGAGACCGACGGCGCCGACAACGAGGAGCGGGAGCCCGACGTCAGGATCGCCTGGGCTCCCGCCTGA
- a CDS encoding tetratricopeptide repeat protein yields MTSAAAVSATEVRVLEGPNLYFAQPAMKVILQVPGYLAAPEPALRALAARVGLRGARPGAADSEQRQRFVMRFTTAVVRRVAAESGTARLSVRARTGGSRQEIVVAFPWRRRGRGLALGEALAPVLTALLDPDEAVGDEAVAGVIAAVTAADPGDKPNVVTPKVPVASITGTNGKTTTTRLLAHIGMTAGLRTAWSSTDGVVAQGEMVEPGDYSGPAGARTVLSTPGVQLGILETARGGMLLKGMGVSANDVSVVTNVSADHLGLQGIDTIDQLAEVKAIVTQATRPEGWVVLNGDDPRVWAMRTRIKARPWAFSLDPDSPALRESLAAGGRGVTVLDGDIVVLHPGADPDHLAAILDVPVTLSGLSEHNIANALAATAAALGLGLPRQAVIEGLRTFAPDPAHNPGRMNVYTYPLPDGGAVTVIVDLAHNEAGLEALLRVCDGLRVPGGLVHLGLGTAGDRTDDLLQSLGELAGRRADTIAAVHKEHYLRGRTMEDLETQLRIGLSRVGVAEIDSHSTELDGLKALVARAADGDVVAVMCHSDRVLLDAWLTEEGATPDDATAIRRKVVAARGEHEQEAAIATLWEREDDQARIADAQALLSAHPGDARLLFELGGAFDAAGQEDEAVGYYEQALAAGLREPHRHRAEIQLASSHRALGHPGVALEILDRLAEQRPGSTAVIAFRALAAFDAGRAGAAVADLVDALLAHSGDSDGEAYRAALHRYAADLR; encoded by the coding sequence ATGACTTCTGCCGCCGCGGTGTCAGCCACCGAAGTGCGTGTCCTCGAGGGCCCCAACCTCTACTTCGCCCAGCCGGCCATGAAGGTCATCCTGCAGGTGCCCGGCTACCTGGCCGCGCCCGAGCCGGCGCTGCGCGCACTGGCTGCCCGGGTGGGCCTGAGGGGTGCCCGTCCGGGCGCGGCGGACTCCGAGCAGCGGCAGCGGTTCGTCATGCGGTTCACCACGGCCGTGGTGCGCCGGGTCGCGGCCGAGTCCGGGACGGCGCGCCTGAGCGTGCGCGCCCGGACCGGCGGCAGCCGCCAGGAGATCGTCGTGGCCTTCCCGTGGCGGCGGCGCGGCCGTGGCCTGGCTCTCGGCGAGGCGCTCGCGCCGGTGCTCACCGCACTGCTCGACCCCGACGAGGCGGTCGGCGACGAGGCGGTGGCCGGGGTCATCGCCGCGGTGACCGCGGCCGACCCCGGCGACAAGCCGAACGTCGTCACCCCGAAGGTGCCGGTCGCCTCGATCACCGGCACCAACGGCAAGACCACGACCACGCGGCTGCTGGCGCACATCGGCATGACCGCCGGCCTGCGCACCGCCTGGAGCTCCACCGACGGCGTCGTCGCCCAGGGCGAGATGGTCGAGCCGGGCGACTACTCCGGGCCCGCCGGTGCCCGCACCGTGCTGTCCACGCCGGGGGTGCAGCTCGGCATCCTCGAGACCGCCCGCGGCGGGATGCTGCTCAAGGGCATGGGCGTCTCGGCCAACGACGTCAGCGTCGTCACCAACGTCTCGGCAGACCACCTCGGCCTGCAGGGCATCGACACCATCGACCAGCTCGCCGAGGTCAAGGCCATCGTCACCCAGGCCACCCGGCCCGAGGGCTGGGTGGTTCTCAACGGCGACGACCCGCGCGTGTGGGCCATGCGCACGCGGATCAAGGCCCGGCCGTGGGCGTTCAGCCTCGACCCCGACTCCCCGGCGCTGCGGGAGTCCCTCGCCGCCGGTGGCCGCGGGGTGACCGTGCTCGACGGCGACATCGTCGTGCTGCACCCCGGCGCCGACCCCGACCACCTCGCCGCGATCCTCGACGTGCCGGTGACCCTGTCCGGCCTGTCCGAGCACAACATCGCCAACGCCCTCGCCGCCACCGCGGCCGCGCTCGGGCTCGGCCTGCCGCGCCAGGCCGTCATCGAGGGGCTGCGCACGTTCGCACCCGACCCGGCCCACAACCCCGGCCGGATGAACGTCTACACCTACCCGCTGCCGGACGGCGGGGCTGTCACGGTCATCGTCGACCTGGCCCACAACGAGGCCGGGCTCGAGGCGCTGCTGCGGGTGTGCGACGGGCTGCGCGTGCCCGGTGGCCTGGTCCACCTTGGTCTGGGCACGGCCGGCGACCGCACCGACGACCTGCTGCAGTCCCTGGGCGAGCTCGCCGGGCGCCGGGCCGACACCATCGCCGCGGTGCACAAGGAGCACTACCTGCGCGGGCGCACCATGGAGGACCTCGAGACCCAGCTGCGCATCGGGCTGTCCCGCGTGGGCGTCGCGGAGATCGACTCGCACTCCACGGAGCTGGACGGCCTCAAGGCACTGGTCGCGCGTGCTGCGGACGGCGACGTCGTGGCCGTGATGTGCCACTCCGACCGCGTCCTGCTCGATGCGTGGCTGACCGAGGAGGGGGCCACTCCCGACGACGCCACCGCGATCCGCCGCAAGGTCGTCGCCGCCCGGGGTGAGCACGAGCAGGAGGCGGCGATCGCCACCCTGTGGGAGCGCGAGGACGACCAGGCCCGTATCGCGGACGCCCAGGCGCTGCTGTCGGCCCACCCCGGCGACGCGCGCCTGCTGTTCGAGCTGGGCGGGGCGTTCGACGCGGCAGGGCAGGAGGACGAGGCGGTCGGCTACTACGAGCAGGCCCTCGCCGCCGGGCTGCGCGAGCCGCACCGGCACCGGGCCGAGATCCAGCTGGCCTCCAGCCACCGGGCGCTGGGCCACCCCGGGGTCGCGCTGGAGATCCTCGACCGGCTCGCCGAGCAGCGGCCCGGCAGCACCGCCGTCATCGCCTTCCGGGCGCTGGCAGCGTTCGACGCAGGCCGGGCCGGAGCGGCGGTCGCCGACCTGGTGGACGCCCTGCTCGCGCACTCCGGCGACTCCGACGGCGAGGCCTACCGCGCTGCCCTGCACCGCTACGCCGCCGACCTGCGGTGA
- a CDS encoding ABC-F family ATP-binding cassette domain-containing protein, translating into MLRAVSLSKHYDLEPLFEDLDLTLGPGDRVGLVGPNGTGKSTLMRLLAGVEEPTSGAVVRSPGLTVGWQAQEAPDPGMPVAQFVLSGAPQWAAARERMHALEAGLASGAASRPADGDRTADRAMAEYASAVEEFESLGGWATLARLDQVRSRLGVATEAGIAGDRPMGSLSGGEQSRVMLARLLVTDPDVLLLDEPTNHLDAEGRAWLGEHLASFRGAVLVISHDRRFLDRVVNRVVELDGIAPGLQDYPGCGYTAYRVEKQRRWERLLLDFEAQEKYRRALAEDIERTKEYARGVEVANPRNPSARRLARKVARKALSRERRLARQMQAASWIAQPQTRPTLAMRFEVGDGEAPETLADVRGLDVAAGERVVVRDASLRVRREDRILLSGANGAGKTSLLRALTPLLRDAAVLPQTHEHLPTGISALELFRREVPMYLEEAEAVLEGFLFDAHDRERAVGDLSVGQVRRLLIATLVNTPSRVLVLDEPTNHLDFDSLEVVEAALAQYRGALLVVSHDEEFAQRVGLQRRWQVVDGRLEAAA; encoded by the coding sequence ATGTTGCGCGCTGTTTCGCTGTCCAAGCACTACGACCTCGAGCCGCTGTTCGAGGACCTCGACCTGACGTTGGGCCCCGGTGACCGGGTGGGCCTCGTCGGCCCCAACGGCACCGGCAAGTCCACCCTGATGCGCCTGCTCGCGGGCGTGGAGGAGCCCACCTCCGGGGCCGTCGTGCGCTCACCCGGACTCACCGTGGGCTGGCAGGCCCAGGAGGCCCCCGACCCCGGTATGCCGGTCGCGCAGTTCGTCCTCTCGGGTGCGCCGCAGTGGGCGGCAGCGCGGGAGCGGATGCACGCACTGGAGGCCGGGCTGGCGTCCGGAGCGGCCTCCCGTCCCGCCGACGGAGACCGCACCGCCGACCGGGCGATGGCCGAGTACGCTTCTGCCGTCGAGGAGTTCGAGTCCCTGGGCGGTTGGGCGACCCTCGCCCGGTTGGACCAGGTGCGCTCCCGCCTCGGCGTCGCCACGGAGGCCGGGATCGCCGGCGACCGCCCGATGGGCTCGCTCTCCGGCGGCGAGCAGTCCCGGGTGATGCTCGCAAGGCTGCTGGTCACCGACCCCGACGTGCTGCTCCTCGACGAGCCGACCAACCACCTCGACGCCGAGGGTCGGGCCTGGCTGGGCGAGCACCTGGCCTCCTTCCGGGGTGCAGTGCTCGTGATCTCCCACGACCGGCGCTTCCTCGACCGGGTGGTCAACCGCGTGGTGGAGCTCGACGGGATCGCGCCGGGGCTGCAGGACTACCCGGGGTGCGGCTACACGGCATACCGGGTGGAGAAGCAGCGGCGCTGGGAGCGGCTGCTGCTGGACTTCGAGGCGCAGGAGAAGTACCGCCGCGCCCTGGCCGAGGACATCGAGCGGACCAAGGAGTACGCCCGCGGCGTGGAGGTCGCCAACCCGCGCAACCCCTCGGCGCGGCGGCTGGCCCGCAAGGTGGCGCGCAAGGCGCTGTCGCGGGAGCGGCGGCTGGCCCGGCAGATGCAGGCGGCGTCCTGGATCGCGCAGCCGCAGACCCGGCCCACGCTGGCGATGCGGTTCGAGGTGGGCGACGGCGAGGCCCCGGAGACGCTGGCCGACGTGCGCGGCCTGGACGTCGCGGCGGGGGAGCGGGTCGTCGTGCGCGACGCCTCGCTGCGCGTGCGCCGGGAGGACCGGATCCTGCTCTCCGGTGCCAACGGCGCGGGCAAGACCAGCCTGCTGCGGGCGCTCACCCCGCTGCTGCGCGACGCCGCGGTCCTGCCCCAGACGCACGAGCACCTGCCGACGGGGATCAGCGCGCTCGAGCTGTTCCGCCGGGAGGTGCCGATGTACCTCGAGGAGGCCGAGGCGGTGCTGGAGGGGTTCCTGTTCGACGCCCACGACCGGGAGCGGGCGGTCGGCGACCTGTCGGTCGGCCAGGTGCGGCGGCTGCTGATCGCCACGCTGGTCAACACCCCCAGCCGGGTGCTCGTCCTGGACGAGCCGACCAACCACCTCGACTTCGACTCCCTGGAGGTCGTCGAGGCGGCGCTGGCGCAGTACCGCGGGGCGCTGCTGGTGGTCAGCCACGACGAGGAGTTCGCGCAGCGTGTGGGGCTTCAGCGCCGCTGGCAGGTCGTGGACGGGCGGCTGGAGGCCGCCGCCTGA
- the fabI gene encoding enoyl-ACP reductase FabI, with the protein MGILEGKKLLVTGVLMDSSIAFHVAKLAQEQGAEVVLTSFGRTMKITQTIAKRLPTTPQVIELDVTNQEHLDTLAERAGEVLGSLDGVLHSIGFAPQGAFNFLEGTWDDVATAMHASAYSLKALAVATMPLMSEGGSVVGLTFDAKFAWPVYDWMGVAKAAFEATSRYCARDLGPKGVRVNLVSAGPIRTTAAKSIPGFEQFEQTWSERAPLGWDINDPAPAAKACVALLSDWFPATTGEIVHVDGGVHAMGQ; encoded by the coding sequence ATGGGAATCCTCGAGGGCAAGAAGCTGCTCGTCACCGGAGTCCTCATGGACTCCTCGATCGCCTTCCACGTGGCGAAGCTGGCCCAGGAGCAGGGCGCCGAGGTGGTGCTGACCTCCTTCGGCCGCACCATGAAGATCACGCAGACGATCGCCAAGCGGCTGCCGACCACGCCCCAGGTGATCGAGCTCGACGTCACCAACCAGGAGCACCTCGACACCCTCGCCGAGCGCGCGGGTGAGGTCCTCGGCAGCCTCGACGGCGTGCTGCACTCGATCGGCTTCGCCCCGCAGGGCGCGTTCAACTTCCTCGAGGGCACGTGGGACGACGTGGCCACGGCCATGCACGCCTCGGCCTACTCGCTCAAGGCGCTCGCCGTCGCCACCATGCCGCTGATGAGCGAGGGCGGCAGCGTCGTCGGGCTGACCTTCGACGCCAAGTTCGCCTGGCCGGTCTACGACTGGATGGGCGTGGCCAAGGCCGCGTTCGAGGCGACCAGCCGCTACTGCGCCCGCGACCTCGGACCCAAGGGCGTGCGGGTCAACCTCGTCTCGGCCGGCCCGATCCGCACCACCGCGGCCAAGTCGATCCCCGGCTTCGAGCAGTTCGAGCAGACCTGGTCCGAGCGCGCCCCGCTGGGCTGGGACATCAACGACCCGGCCCCAGCCGCGAAGGCCTGCGTCGCGCTGCTGTCCGACTGGTTCCCGGCCACGACCGGCGAGATCGTCCACGTCGACGGCGGTGTCCACGCGATGGGGCAGTGA
- a CDS encoding beta-ketoacyl-ACP reductase — protein sequence MADPRNVLVTGGNRGIGLAIARAFAEAGDNVVITNRSGDAPEGLRGVKCEVTDTASVDAAFAEAEELLGGPVEVLVANAGITRDTLLMRMSDEEFDSVIDTNLAGAFRCARRASKGMIRLRKGRIVFISSVVGLYGSPGQTNYAASKAGLVGLARSISRELGGRGITANVVAPGFIETDMTAELPEDRKKAYLATIPAGRFATPAEVAAAVRFVSSDDAAYITGAVIPVDGGLGMGH from the coding sequence ATGGCCGACCCGCGCAACGTGCTCGTCACCGGAGGAAACCGGGGCATCGGCCTGGCCATCGCGCGGGCGTTCGCGGAGGCGGGCGACAACGTCGTCATCACCAACCGCTCCGGCGACGCCCCCGAGGGCCTGCGCGGCGTGAAGTGCGAGGTCACCGACACCGCCTCCGTCGACGCCGCCTTCGCCGAGGCCGAGGAGCTGCTCGGCGGGCCGGTGGAGGTGCTCGTCGCCAACGCCGGCATCACCCGCGACACGCTGCTGATGCGCATGAGCGATGAGGAGTTCGACTCCGTCATCGACACCAACCTCGCCGGGGCGTTCCGCTGCGCCCGGCGCGCGAGCAAGGGCATGATCCGCCTGCGCAAGGGCCGGATCGTGTTCATCTCCAGCGTGGTCGGGCTCTACGGCTCGCCCGGCCAGACCAACTACGCCGCCAGCAAGGCCGGCCTGGTCGGCCTCGCCCGCTCGATCTCGCGCGAGCTCGGCGGACGGGGCATCACGGCCAACGTCGTGGCGCCCGGCTTCATCGAGACCGACATGACCGCCGAGCTGCCCGAGGACCGCAAGAAGGCCTACCTGGCCACGATCCCGGCCGGGCGCTTCGCGACGCCGGCCGAGGTCGCGGCCGCGGTGCGCTTCGTCTCCTCGGACGACGCGGCCTACATCACCGGCGCGGTCATCCCGGTCGACGGCGGCCTGGGCATGGGCCACTGA
- a CDS encoding DUF3099 domain-containing protein, producing MRRRSGHPQDPVYSVTSAPESLRDDQSERMRRYLISMGIRTVCFLLSVLAIVVLHWTVVGWTLVAGAVVLPYVAVVMANATRARAVGSVAPVPPADQRQIRERPEDQQ from the coding sequence GTGAGACGGCGAAGCGGTCACCCCCAGGACCCGGTCTACTCCGTCACCAGTGCCCCGGAGTCGCTGCGCGACGACCAGAGCGAGCGGATGCGCCGCTACCTGATCTCGATGGGCATCCGCACCGTCTGCTTCCTGCTCTCCGTGCTGGCCATCGTCGTGCTCCACTGGACGGTCGTCGGCTGGACCCTCGTGGCCGGAGCCGTCGTCCTGCCCTACGTCGCGGTCGTGATGGCCAACGCCACGCGGGCCCGTGCGGTCGGCAGCGTCGCACCGGTCCCCCCGGCGGACCAGCGCCAGATCCGGGAGCGTCCCGAGGACCAGCAGTGA
- the moaA gene encoding GTP 3',8-cyclase MoaA — protein MTSLPMPQVRPTGLPDTFGRVATDLRVSVTDRCNLRCTYCMPAEGLPWLPKPEMLSDAELLRVIGIFVGLGVRQVRLTGGEPLLRRSLVEVVAGIAQMSPRPQIAMTTNGVGLDRLAAPLADAGLDRVNVSLDTIDPAEFQVLTRRDRFADVEKGLKAAANAGLTPVKVNAVAMRGVNDHSVADVLQWCLDRGYSLRFIEQMPLDAQHSWERTEMVTADELRQRLSERFTLTPLPSAERGSAPAELFLVNGGPQTVGVIASVTAPFCAACDRVRLTADGQVRNCLFAQGEVDLRGPLRDGASDEELAELVRGEMWRKARGHGIGKPDFHQPDRPMSAIGG, from the coding sequence ATGACGAGCCTCCCGATGCCTCAGGTACGCCCGACCGGGCTGCCCGACACCTTCGGGCGGGTGGCGACCGACCTGCGCGTGTCCGTGACCGACCGGTGCAACCTGCGCTGCACCTACTGCATGCCGGCCGAGGGGCTGCCGTGGCTGCCCAAGCCGGAGATGCTCTCCGACGCCGAGCTGCTGCGGGTCATCGGCATCTTCGTCGGGCTGGGGGTGCGCCAGGTGCGCCTCACCGGCGGTGAGCCGCTGCTGCGCCGCTCCCTGGTCGAGGTCGTCGCCGGTATCGCGCAGATGTCACCGCGGCCGCAGATCGCCATGACCACCAACGGCGTGGGCCTCGACCGGCTCGCCGCCCCCCTGGCCGACGCGGGCCTGGACCGGGTCAACGTCAGCCTCGACACGATCGACCCGGCCGAGTTCCAGGTGCTGACCCGGCGCGACCGGTTCGCCGACGTGGAGAAGGGCCTCAAGGCCGCAGCCAACGCCGGGCTGACGCCGGTCAAGGTCAACGCGGTCGCGATGCGCGGGGTCAACGACCACTCCGTCGCCGACGTCCTGCAGTGGTGCCTGGACCGCGGCTACAGCCTGCGTTTCATCGAGCAGATGCCGCTGGATGCCCAGCACTCCTGGGAGCGCACCGAGATGGTCACCGCCGACGAGCTGCGGCAGCGGCTCTCCGAGCGGTTCACGCTGACCCCGCTGCCCTCGGCCGAGCGCGGCAGCGCCCCCGCCGAGCTGTTCCTCGTCAACGGCGGCCCGCAGACGGTGGGGGTCATCGCCAGCGTCACGGCGCCGTTCTGCGCGGCCTGTGACCGGGTCCGGCTGACCGCCGACGGCCAGGTGCGCAACTGCCTGTTCGCCCAGGGAGAGGTGGACCTGCGCGGCCCGCTGCGTGACGGCGCCTCCGACGAGGAGCTGGCCGAGCTGGTGCGCGGGGAGATGTGGCGCAAGGCCCGCGGCCACGGCATCGGCAAGCCCGACTTCCACCAGCCCGACCGGCCGATGTCCGCGATCGGCGGCTGA
- a CDS encoding SURF1 family protein, with product MLKVLLTRRWLAALAAAAVFALACFYLGRWQWGRHVTAHAKAHRITSHYTAAPEPLGRALPGVGTPLPLAKEWTPVRVTGTYDAEGLQLVRNRPNDGNYGYEVVVPLQVPGGALLVDRGWIDNAQTAASRPDIPATPTGTVTVTGWLRRGEPSLHKEMPAGQLASINLPEAAQATGTHLYGGYLIVKSEQSASSEPIARATPLAAPDTDEGPHLAYAFQWWLFGVAGFVLVGVGIRREAAEQEAVAAGLPPQPKPKKVRIWDEEDA from the coding sequence GTGCTGAAGGTGCTCCTCACCCGTCGGTGGCTGGCCGCGTTGGCGGCCGCTGCCGTGTTCGCCCTCGCCTGCTTCTACCTCGGGCGGTGGCAGTGGGGTCGGCACGTCACCGCGCACGCCAAGGCGCACCGCATCACCTCGCACTACACCGCCGCGCCCGAGCCGCTGGGCCGGGCCCTGCCGGGCGTGGGGACGCCGCTGCCGCTGGCGAAGGAGTGGACCCCGGTGCGCGTGACCGGCACCTACGACGCCGAGGGGCTGCAGCTGGTGCGCAACCGGCCCAACGACGGCAACTACGGCTACGAGGTGGTCGTGCCCCTGCAGGTGCCCGGCGGTGCCCTCCTCGTCGACCGCGGCTGGATCGACAACGCCCAGACTGCGGCGTCACGCCCGGACATCCCGGCGACCCCGACCGGCACGGTGACCGTGACCGGCTGGCTGCGCCGGGGCGAGCCGAGCCTGCACAAGGAGATGCCTGCCGGGCAGCTCGCCTCGATCAACCTGCCCGAGGCCGCACAGGCGACCGGCACGCACCTGTACGGCGGCTACCTCATCGTCAAGTCCGAGCAGTCGGCCTCCTCCGAGCCCATCGCCCGGGCCACGCCCCTGGCCGCGCCGGACACCGACGAGGGCCCGCACCTGGCCTACGCGTTCCAGTGGTGGCTGTTCGGCGTGGCCGGCTTCGTCCTCGTCGGGGTCGGCATCCGGCGCGAGGCGGCCGAGCAGGAGGCCGTCGCCGCAGGCCTGCCCCCGCAGCCGAAGCCGAAGAAGGTGCGGATCTGGGACGAGGAAGACGCCTGA